The following is a genomic window from Candidatus Eremiobacterota bacterium.
GGGCCGCGGTTCGTCGCGCCGTCGCCGAAGAAGCAGACCGCGACCTGGTCGGTCTTGCGCTGCACCGCGCTGAGCGCCGCGCCGGCGACCAGTCCGAACCCGCCCGCGACGACGCCGTTCGCGCCGAGCATCCCGACCGAGAAGTCGGCGATGTGCATCGAGCCGCCCTTGCCCTTGCACACGCCGGTCGCGCGCGCGAACAGCTCGGCGACCATCCCGCGCATCGGCGTCCCTTTGGCGAGCGTGTGGCCGTGGCCGCGGTGGGTCGAGGCGATCGCGTCGTCGGCGCGCAGGTTCGCGCACGTCCCGGCGGCGACGGCCTCTTGCCCGATCGAGAGGTGCGCGAAGCCGGGGATCTCGCCGCCCAGGAAGTGCTTCTCGATCCCTTCCTCGAGGACGCGGATGCGGATCATCGTCCGCAGCAGCGCGACGCCGAGGTCCCGGCGGGCGCCGTCGACCGGCGCGCTCATCGTCTTAGCCAAGCGAGGTTCTCCGGGAGTCGGCGGCCAGCGCGGCGGTCGCCGCGCGCGCGGCCGCGAGGACCGCTTCGCGCGCCGCCACGCGCGCAGCGCGGTAGCGGAAGGAGGGGACGGAGACGGAGAGCGAGCCCGCCGCCGAGCCGTCGCGGGCGAAGAACGGCGCGCCCAGGCAGCACACGCCCTCGCAGAACTCTTCGAGGTCCTCGGCGTAGCCGCGGCGCCGCACGCGCTCGAGATCGCTTTCGATCGCCGTCAGCGTGACCAGCGTGCGCTGCGTGATCCGGCGCGGCGGGTGCGCGGCGAAGTGGGCGCGCACGGCCGCCGGCTCGCGATAGGCGAGCACCGCTTTGCCGAGCGCCCGAGCGTGCAAGTCCGCCGAGTAGCCGCGGTGGAGCGCGTGGACGCGGACGCGCTGGCGCGACTCGACGATGTCGGTGATGACGACCTCGCTCCCGTGCACCATCGCCAGGTACGCGTTCTCACCCGTCCGCGCGCCCAGCTCGCTCACGATCGCGCGCAGCTCCGGCTCGACCGGCCACGAGCGCGCGTACGCTTCGCCCAGCCGCGCCGTCTTCGCGCCGAGGCCGTACGCCCCGGTTCGCTCGTCGCGCGAGACGTAGCCGTCGGCGCAGAGCGTGTTCATCACGTGATAGGCGCTGGAGATGTTCAGCCCCAGCTCGGCGGCGAGCCGCTTGATCGGGACCGGCTCCTGCGACTCGGCCAGGTAGTCGAGCACGCGCAGCGCGCGGCGGACGGTTCCGAGCAGCTCGGCCATTTCAGTATTTGAAACCTCGTTCGAAATTGTCGAACACGGTGCGGCGACGATACCGCCGCGGCGAGCCGGTGTCAAGAGTTTTGCCGCCGACCGGGACCTCCGACGCAGGGAAGTTTCCTGGGAAGGGCCTAAGTCGCTCGTCCACCTTCTCACGCCGCTTCTCTCAGGAGTTCCGCTCGTGAAGCAATCCCTTTCGCGTGGTCGTTTCGTTGCAGGCACCGCCGGGGTCGCCGCGCTCACCTTCGGCGGCGGCCCATACGTGATCGCCGCGCCGACGAAGGAGCTCACCATTGGGCTCAACGTGCCGCAGTCGGGTGACTATTCCGACCAAGGCCAGGATCAGCTCCGGGCGTACAATCTCGCGATCGACGAGATCAACGCCAAGGGCGGGATCATGGGCATGAAGATCAAGACGACGGTCGGCGACGATCAGAC
Proteins encoded in this region:
- a CDS encoding IclR family transcriptional regulator; amino-acid sequence: MAELLGTVRRALRVLDYLAESQEPVPIKRLAAELGLNISSAYHVMNTLCADGYVSRDERTGAYGLGAKTARLGEAYARSWPVEPELRAIVSELGARTGENAYLAMVHGSEVVITDIVESRQRVRVHALHRGYSADLHARALGKAVLAYREPAAVRAHFAAHPPRRITQRTLVTLTAIESDLERVRRRGYAEDLEEFCEGVCCLGAPFFARDGSAAGSLSVSVPSFRYRAARVAAREAVLAAARAATAALAADSRRTSLG